Proteins from one Triticum aestivum cultivar Chinese Spring chromosome 7A, IWGSC CS RefSeq v2.1, whole genome shotgun sequence genomic window:
- the LOC123147697 gene encoding single-strand DNA endonuclease 1 isoform X1, whose product MGVKNLWDILDSCKQKLPLNHLQNKKVCVDLSCWLVQFCTANRSPAFVRDKVYLKNLFHRIRALLALNCSLIFVTDGAIPSMKLATYRRRLGSNSEADCDDTSSQPLTSLKRNKGSEFSRMIKEAKHLGLALGIPCLDGVEEAEAQCALLDLSSLCEGCFTSDSDAFLFGARTVYRDVFIGDGGYVICYQMEDIEKKLGFGRKSLISFALLLGCDYSNGVHGFGPEAACRLVKSAGDDSILDQILSDGVKATRKCKGKKAGIDKNKGGDICTRIGTSEVGMSQDSGGQFREVINAFLEPKCHLPDSENVRRVCCQHPFRHSEFQQICEKYFEWTPEKTDEYILPKIAERELRRFSNLRSTSSALGIKPLLSEIPVPCPVLAITKQRKVHGSEYYEVSWRNMHGLQSSVVPGDLIRSACPEKITEFLEKKDEEKKQKRKARPKKSAQAAVKDVDARLQELMLGIESECATFPPASNCPGTGDVHRMAPSMAIVDLSSPSPPLRACKSQKFIGSTTAVMNGVDLLSGMMESQSSTQSSVGQNSESQNSTQSSDAQNSESQNSTQSSSTQSSDAPSFTLDDDVIDLSSPLPPVAERQPCRFQDLPPYDGAERRALTDLSNFPEKSSMLGASDNRHKAGASDGCALVEASPPVIHGARMFSGRSNVPIVSLAESEAGAIDLSSPSPVFDRRRNGNHVKDAIDISEADSSVVCPDDDEHERKARELRSFLKSIRDEL is encoded by the exons ATGGGGGTCAAGAACCTTTGGGACATTCTCGACTCCTGCAAGCAGAAGCTGCCGCTCAACCACCTCCA GAACAAGAAGGTGTGCGTAGATCTCTCCTGCTGGCTCGTGCAGTTCTGTACCGCCAACCGCTCGCCGGCCTTCGTCAGGGACAAGGTCTACCTCAAGAACCTCTTCCACCGCATCCGCGCCCTCCTCGCCCTCAACTGCAGCCTCATCTTTGTCACAG ATGGGGCAATACCTTCAATGAAGCTGGCTACTTATAGACGTCGGCTAGGATCCAACTCTGAG GCTGATTGTGATGACACGAGTTCGCAACCATTGACCTCCCTTAAACGGAACAAGGGATCAGAATTCTCGCGCATGATTAAAGAGGCGAAGCATCTTGGCTTGGCCTTAGGCATCCCTTGCTTGGATGG CGTCGAGGAAGCAGAAGCACAGTGTGCATTGCTTGATTTAAGCTCATTGTGC GAAGGCTGTTTTACATCAGATTCAGATGCTTTTCTTTTTGGGGCAAGGACAGTTTACAGAGATGTTTTCATAG GGGACGGTGGTTATGTCATTTGCTACCAAATGGAGGACATAGAGAAAAAGCTTGGTTTTGGCAGGAAATCACTG ATATCATTTGCATTGCTTCTTGGTTGTGATTATTCTAACGGTGTTCATGGCTTTGGCCCG GAAGCAGCATGTCGTCTTGTCAAATCTGCGGGAGATGATTCCATCCTGGATCAGATTTTATCTGATGGAGTAAAAGCTACAAGAAAGTGTAAAGGGAAAAAGGCCGGCATTGACAAAAACAAGGGTGGTGACATATGCACAAGAATAGGTACCTCTG AGGTTGGGATGAGCCAAGATTCTGGTGGTCAATTCCGTGAGGTAATAAACGCATTTCTAGAGCCAAAATGCCATTTGCCTGATTCGGAAAATGTGCGGAG GGTATGCTGCCAGCACCCATTTCGTCATTCAGAGTTCCAACAGATTTGTGAGAAATATTTTGAATGGACCCCAGAGAAGACTG ATGAATACATCCTTCCGAAGATAGCTGAGAGAGAACTTCGAAGGTTTTCAAATCTTCGCTCGACATCTTCAGCTCTAGGAATAAAACCATTGTTGAGTGAG ATTCCAGTACCATGCCCTGTATTGGCAATTACGAAGCAACGAAAAGTTCATGGAAGTGAGTATTATGAGGTTTCATGGAGAAACATGCATGGACTCCAATCTTCAGTTGTTCCAGGGGATCTCATCAGAAG TGCGTGCCCAGAAAAAATAACCGAGTTTTTGGAAAAGAAGGATgaagagaagaagcaaaagagGAAAGCTAGGCCGAAGAAATCAGCACAAGCTGCAGTAAAAGATGTTGATGCGCGGCTCCAAGAATTGATGCTTGGTATTGAGTCTGAATGCGCCACGTTTCCGCCTGCAAGCAATTGTCCTGGGACAGGAGATGTACACCGCATGGCACCTAGCATGGCTATCGTTGATCTGTCTTCTCCATCTCCGCCCCTCCGGGCTTGCAAGTCCCAAAAGTTCATCGGATCAACCACAGCTGTGATGAATGGGGTTGATTTGCTGAGCGGTATGATGGAGTCACAAAGTAGCACCCAGTCAAGTGTTGGTCAGAACTCTGAGTCACAAAATAGCACTCAGTCAAGCGATGCTCAGAACTCTGAGTCACAAAATAGCACTCAGTCAAGTAGCACCCAGTCAAGTGATGCTCCGAGTTTTACCCTTGACGACGACGTGATTGATCTGTCCTCACCCCTGCCTCCAGTTGCTGAACGACAGCCTTGCCGCTTCCAAGACTTGCCACCTTATGATGGAGCTGAACGAAGAGCTCTGACAGATTTAAGCAATTTCCCTGAGAAAAGCAGCATGCTGGGCGCTTCAGATAACAGGCACAAAGCTGGTGCAAGCGACGGTTGTGCGCTGGTCGAAGCATCGCCACCAGTCATCCATGGCGCTCGGATGTTCAGTGGCCGAAGTAATGTACCGATTGTTTCGTTGGCAGAATCAGAAGCTGGCGCCATTGATCTGTCATCTCCTTCACCGGTTTTCGACAGGAGAAGGAATGGTAACCATGTCAAAGATGCAATAGACATTAGTGAAGCTGACAGTAGTGTCGTGTGtcctgatgatgatgaacatgagAGGAAGGCGAGAGAGCTCAGATCGTTTCTGAAGAGCATTAGAGACGAACTGTAG
- the LOC123147697 gene encoding single-strand DNA endonuclease 1 isoform X2, which translates to MGVKNLWDILDSCKQKLPLNHLQNKKVCVDLSCWLVQFCTANRSPAFVRDKVYLKNLFHRIRALLALNCSLIFVTDGAIPSMKLATYRRRLGSNSEADCDDTSSQPLTSLKRNKGSEFSRMIKEAKHLGLALGIPCLDGVEEAEAQCALLDLSSLCEGCFTSDSDAFLFGARTVYRDVFIGDGGYVICYQMEDIEKKLGFGRKSLISFALLLGCDYSNGVHGFGPEAACRLVKSAGDDSILDQILSDGVKATRKCKGKKAGIDKNKGGDICTRIEVGMSQDSGGQFREVINAFLEPKCHLPDSENVRRVCCQHPFRHSEFQQICEKYFEWTPEKTDEYILPKIAERELRRFSNLRSTSSALGIKPLLSEIPVPCPVLAITKQRKVHGSEYYEVSWRNMHGLQSSVVPGDLIRSACPEKITEFLEKKDEEKKQKRKARPKKSAQAAVKDVDARLQELMLGIESECATFPPASNCPGTGDVHRMAPSMAIVDLSSPSPPLRACKSQKFIGSTTAVMNGVDLLSGMMESQSSTQSSVGQNSESQNSTQSSDAQNSESQNSTQSSSTQSSDAPSFTLDDDVIDLSSPLPPVAERQPCRFQDLPPYDGAERRALTDLSNFPEKSSMLGASDNRHKAGASDGCALVEASPPVIHGARMFSGRSNVPIVSLAESEAGAIDLSSPSPVFDRRRNGNHVKDAIDISEADSSVVCPDDDEHERKARELRSFLKSIRDEL; encoded by the exons ATGGGGGTCAAGAACCTTTGGGACATTCTCGACTCCTGCAAGCAGAAGCTGCCGCTCAACCACCTCCA GAACAAGAAGGTGTGCGTAGATCTCTCCTGCTGGCTCGTGCAGTTCTGTACCGCCAACCGCTCGCCGGCCTTCGTCAGGGACAAGGTCTACCTCAAGAACCTCTTCCACCGCATCCGCGCCCTCCTCGCCCTCAACTGCAGCCTCATCTTTGTCACAG ATGGGGCAATACCTTCAATGAAGCTGGCTACTTATAGACGTCGGCTAGGATCCAACTCTGAG GCTGATTGTGATGACACGAGTTCGCAACCATTGACCTCCCTTAAACGGAACAAGGGATCAGAATTCTCGCGCATGATTAAAGAGGCGAAGCATCTTGGCTTGGCCTTAGGCATCCCTTGCTTGGATGG CGTCGAGGAAGCAGAAGCACAGTGTGCATTGCTTGATTTAAGCTCATTGTGC GAAGGCTGTTTTACATCAGATTCAGATGCTTTTCTTTTTGGGGCAAGGACAGTTTACAGAGATGTTTTCATAG GGGACGGTGGTTATGTCATTTGCTACCAAATGGAGGACATAGAGAAAAAGCTTGGTTTTGGCAGGAAATCACTG ATATCATTTGCATTGCTTCTTGGTTGTGATTATTCTAACGGTGTTCATGGCTTTGGCCCG GAAGCAGCATGTCGTCTTGTCAAATCTGCGGGAGATGATTCCATCCTGGATCAGATTTTATCTGATGGAGTAAAAGCTACAAGAAAGTGTAAAGGGAAAAAGGCCGGCATTGACAAAAACAAGGGTGGTGACATATGCACAAGAATAG AGGTTGGGATGAGCCAAGATTCTGGTGGTCAATTCCGTGAGGTAATAAACGCATTTCTAGAGCCAAAATGCCATTTGCCTGATTCGGAAAATGTGCGGAG GGTATGCTGCCAGCACCCATTTCGTCATTCAGAGTTCCAACAGATTTGTGAGAAATATTTTGAATGGACCCCAGAGAAGACTG ATGAATACATCCTTCCGAAGATAGCTGAGAGAGAACTTCGAAGGTTTTCAAATCTTCGCTCGACATCTTCAGCTCTAGGAATAAAACCATTGTTGAGTGAG ATTCCAGTACCATGCCCTGTATTGGCAATTACGAAGCAACGAAAAGTTCATGGAAGTGAGTATTATGAGGTTTCATGGAGAAACATGCATGGACTCCAATCTTCAGTTGTTCCAGGGGATCTCATCAGAAG TGCGTGCCCAGAAAAAATAACCGAGTTTTTGGAAAAGAAGGATgaagagaagaagcaaaagagGAAAGCTAGGCCGAAGAAATCAGCACAAGCTGCAGTAAAAGATGTTGATGCGCGGCTCCAAGAATTGATGCTTGGTATTGAGTCTGAATGCGCCACGTTTCCGCCTGCAAGCAATTGTCCTGGGACAGGAGATGTACACCGCATGGCACCTAGCATGGCTATCGTTGATCTGTCTTCTCCATCTCCGCCCCTCCGGGCTTGCAAGTCCCAAAAGTTCATCGGATCAACCACAGCTGTGATGAATGGGGTTGATTTGCTGAGCGGTATGATGGAGTCACAAAGTAGCACCCAGTCAAGTGTTGGTCAGAACTCTGAGTCACAAAATAGCACTCAGTCAAGCGATGCTCAGAACTCTGAGTCACAAAATAGCACTCAGTCAAGTAGCACCCAGTCAAGTGATGCTCCGAGTTTTACCCTTGACGACGACGTGATTGATCTGTCCTCACCCCTGCCTCCAGTTGCTGAACGACAGCCTTGCCGCTTCCAAGACTTGCCACCTTATGATGGAGCTGAACGAAGAGCTCTGACAGATTTAAGCAATTTCCCTGAGAAAAGCAGCATGCTGGGCGCTTCAGATAACAGGCACAAAGCTGGTGCAAGCGACGGTTGTGCGCTGGTCGAAGCATCGCCACCAGTCATCCATGGCGCTCGGATGTTCAGTGGCCGAAGTAATGTACCGATTGTTTCGTTGGCAGAATCAGAAGCTGGCGCCATTGATCTGTCATCTCCTTCACCGGTTTTCGACAGGAGAAGGAATGGTAACCATGTCAAAGATGCAATAGACATTAGTGAAGCTGACAGTAGTGTCGTGTGtcctgatgatgatgaacatgagAGGAAGGCGAGAGAGCTCAGATCGTTTCTGAAGAGCATTAGAGACGAACTGTAG
- the LOC123147698 gene encoding molybdate transporter 1, producing MTQKKLSDGVLATSMCTNSLPPINPAPHLAPKLTTSAPHSKKMTSAPAMATTALSDPEALSGDGGTKQPLSLLERARDNLSFRSAWSELNGAMGDLGTYIPIVLSLALSRHLDLGTTLIFTGIYNAVTGLVYGVPMPVQPMKAIAATALSDPSFDIPEIMAAGILTAAFVLLLGVTRLMKLVYWLVPLPVVRGIQLAQGLNFAMAAVKYIRYEQDLDKGKSAVGKLRPWAGLDGLVLAIAAVCFIVLVNGAGQDHVQGAQEDEDGEGNNSRSSGGWRSWRRRWASAIPSAVIVFVLGVVFSIIRHPAALRELRAGPSRMRVVHISREAWKQGFIKGAVPQIPLSVLNSVVAVCKLTRDLFPEKEASATSVSMTMGAMNLVGCWFGAMPCCHGAGGLAGQYKFGGRSGACVAALGGLKLALGLLLGGSVLRVLASFPVGLLGVLLLFAGVELAIAARDMSSKAEAFVMLVCTAVSLVGSSAALGFLCGMVAHGLLLLRAWTVSSM from the coding sequence ATGACCCAAAAAAAATTGTCTGATGGAGTGCTTGCCACTAGCATGTGCACAAACTCCCTCCCTCCTATAAATCCTGCACCGCATTTGGCGCCTAAGCTAACAACTTCAGCACCCCACTCGAAAAAGATGACGTCTGCACCGGCCATGGCCACCACGGCGCTCTCCGACCCGGAGGCGCTGTCCGGCGACGGAGGCACCAAGCAACCGCTCTCCCTGCTTGAACGGGCACGCGACAACCTGTCCTTCCGGTCGGCGTGGTCCGAGCTGAACGGCGCCATGGGCGACCTGGGCACCTACATCCCCATCGTGCTCTCGTTGGCGCTCTCCCGCCACCTCGACCTCGGCACCACCCTCATCTTCACCGGCATCTACAACGCCGTCACGGGCCTCGTCTACGGCGTGCCCATGCCGGTCCAGCCCATGAAGGCCATCGCCGCCACCGCCCTCTCCGACCCCTCATTCGACATCCCGGAGATCATGGCCGCCGGCATCCTCACCGCggccttcgtcctcctcctcggtgtcACCCGCCTCATGAAGCTCGTCTACTGGCTCGTCCCACTCCCCGTCGTCCGCGGCATCCAGCTCGCGCAGGGCCTCAACTTCGCCATGGCCGCCGTCAAGTACATACGGTACGAGCAGGACCTTGACAAGGGCAAGTCTGCCGTGGGGAAGCTCCGCCCATGGGCCGGGCTCGACGGCCTCGTGCTCGCTATCGCCGCCGTATGCTTCATCGTCCTCGTCAACGGCGCCGGCCAAGACCACGTCCAAGGAGCCCAAGAAGATGAAGATGGAGAAGGAAACAACAGCCGTTCTTCCGGAGGCTGGCGTAGCTGGAGGCGGCGCTGGGCGTCGGCGATCCCGTCGGCGGTGATCGTGTTCGTGCTGGGCGTGGTGTTCTCCATCATCCGGCATCCGGCGGCGCTGAGGGAGCTGCGCGCGGGGCCGTCGAGGATGCGGGTGGTGCACATATCGAGGGAGGCGTGGAAGCAGGGGTTCATCAAGGGCGCGGTGCCGCAGATCCCGCTGTCGGTGCTCAACTCGGTGGTGGCGGTGTGCAAGCTCACGCGCGACCTGTTCCCGGAGAAGGAGGCGTCGGCGACGTCGGTGTCGATGACCATGGGCGCCATGAATCTGGTGGGCTGCTGGTTCGGCGCCATGCCGTGCTGCCACGGCGCGGGCGGGCTGGCGGGGCAGTACAAGTTCGGCGGCCGCAGCGGCGCGTGCGTGGCGGCGCTGGGCGGGCTCAAGCTGGCGCTGGGGCTACTCCTCGGCGGCTCGGTGCTGCGCGTGCTCGCCAGCTTCCCCGTGGGGCTGCTCGGCGTGCTGCTGCTCTTCGCCGGCGTGGAGCTGGCCATCGCCGCCAGGGACATGTCGTCCAAGGCGGAGGCCTTCGTCATGCTGGTCTGCACCGCCGTGTCGCTCGTCGGCTCCAGCGCCGCGCTGGGCTTCCTGTGCGGCATGGTGGCGCACGGCCTGCTGCTGCTCAGGGCTTGGACAGTTTCTTCCATGTAA